Proteins from one Terriglobus tenax genomic window:
- a CDS encoding carboxymuconolactone decarboxylase family protein produces MARIAIPTKETAPAVTKPILERYERNLGVTPNFFSLIASSPDVLSAEANMHAILGKSLGHDTRERIHIMTAEVNGCNYCLSVHTYVGGKFNKMSQEDMELNREGHSTDPKADAAVQFAYQVAKNRGHVTDADFSAVRAAGFTDEQIIDIVAETAFSFTTNLFNNTFQTDIDSIVTPLKTNYDEHSAK; encoded by the coding sequence ATGGCACGCATCGCAATCCCGACCAAAGAAACCGCCCCTGCAGTCACCAAGCCCATCCTCGAACGCTACGAGCGCAACCTCGGCGTCACCCCTAACTTCTTCAGCTTGATCGCAAGCTCTCCCGATGTGCTGAGCGCCGAAGCCAACATGCACGCGATCTTGGGCAAGAGCCTCGGGCATGACACGCGCGAACGCATTCACATCATGACCGCCGAGGTGAACGGCTGCAATTACTGCCTGTCGGTGCACACCTACGTGGGCGGCAAGTTCAACAAGATGTCCCAGGAAGACATGGAACTGAACCGGGAAGGCCACTCCACCGACCCCAAGGCCGACGCGGCTGTGCAGTTTGCCTACCAGGTTGCCAAAAACCGGGGCCATGTCACCGACGCTGATTTCTCGGCCGTACGCGCGGCGGGCTTCACCGATGAGCAGATCATCGACATCGTTGCGGAGACCGCGTTCAGCTTTACCACCAACCTCTTCAACAACACCTTCCAGACTGACATCGATTCGATCGTGACGCCGCTGAAGACAAACTATGACGAGCACAGCGCGAAGTAA
- the gcvH gene encoding glycine cleavage system protein GcvH: protein MSYPTDYRYTKSHQWMLLEGQIATIGITDYAQDTLGDIKFVELPAVGQTVEADGTFGSIESVKSVSGVFSPVSGEVVAVNDELKTKPELLNQSANETWIIKVSVKDGNTGETLSAAGYEQFIAEESAT from the coding sequence ATGAGTTATCCCACAGACTACCGCTATACGAAATCCCACCAGTGGATGCTTCTCGAAGGCCAAATCGCAACCATCGGCATCACGGACTACGCACAGGACACACTCGGTGACATCAAGTTTGTCGAACTTCCGGCGGTAGGCCAGACGGTCGAGGCTGACGGGACGTTTGGCTCCATTGAGAGTGTCAAGTCGGTAAGCGGCGTGTTCTCTCCTGTCTCTGGCGAGGTCGTAGCAGTCAATGACGAACTCAAGACTAAGCCCGAACTCCTGAACCAGAGTGCGAATGAGACCTGGATCATCAAGGTTTCGGTGAAGGATGGGAACACTGGCGAGACGCTCTCGGCGGCCGGGTACGAGCAGTTTATTGCTGAGGAATCCGCAACCTAG
- a CDS encoding peroxiredoxin family protein, which produces MTTSTIHSSLVRRTMGALLMLTGAVAISVSSALAQTPAVGSRVPDFTLNTPVGAPVRLSKELGRSMTTVLIILRGFPGYQCPYCQKQIHDLIEHDADFAAKKANVLLVYPGPPADLDKRAQEGLAKQANLPENISLVIDPDYTVTKLYGLRWDAPHETAYPSTFILDRTGKVLYKKISHSHGDRISAEEVLAKIP; this is translated from the coding sequence ATGACGACTTCGACAATACATTCCTCTCTCGTGCGCCGCACCATGGGCGCCCTTCTTATGCTGACCGGCGCTGTGGCAATCAGTGTCTCCTCGGCATTGGCTCAGACCCCTGCCGTCGGTTCCAGGGTGCCGGACTTCACACTCAATACGCCCGTCGGTGCTCCCGTTCGGCTCTCGAAGGAGTTGGGTCGATCAATGACCACCGTGCTCATCATTCTTCGCGGCTTTCCTGGCTACCAGTGCCCGTATTGCCAGAAGCAGATTCATGACCTTATCGAGCACGACGCCGACTTCGCGGCCAAGAAAGCCAATGTCCTCCTCGTCTATCCTGGGCCGCCTGCCGATCTGGACAAACGCGCTCAGGAGGGTCTGGCGAAACAGGCAAACCTTCCCGAAAATATTTCACTTGTCATCGATCCGGACTACACCGTGACAAAGCTCTATGGCCTGCGCTGGGATGCTCCACACGAGACCGCATATCCATCCACGTTCATTCTCGATAGAACCGGCAAAGTGCTCTACAAAAAGATCAGTCACAGTCACGGAGATCGTATCTCTGCCGAGGAAGTGCTGGCTAAAATACCCTAG
- a CDS encoding HvfC/BufC N-terminal domain-containing protein: protein MTLLELQRRMREDVCRPLTPDFMMQQTAADGSAMHEIAASYIAPNNHLSSFERLEIYNRSYWFRAMDAVSEDFPALRAVIGDSRFEALILAYLRENPSRSWTLRNLSSRLPAWLAKNPGHAGRRHRLAIDVARLEWAYIEAFDNRLMPSLSSEDLASLGPDKTLALQPHLQLLELSYPVDELVLAVHRNAPAKDIVSNTSVTHKHRDKLSLPSIRRKTLYLAVHRFDDSVYYRRIDREAFLLLTALRDGSAIMDALQAVLAGKKQKPEYTVAKIQECFTHASELGWFCRPSNDNDL from the coding sequence ATGACTCTCCTTGAACTTCAACGACGCATGCGTGAAGATGTCTGCCGTCCGCTTACCCCCGATTTCATGATGCAACAAACTGCCGCAGATGGGTCCGCAATGCATGAGATTGCCGCAAGCTACATTGCACCGAATAATCATCTTTCTTCCTTTGAACGACTTGAGATCTACAACCGGTCATACTGGTTCCGCGCCATGGATGCTGTCTCTGAAGACTTTCCCGCACTACGGGCAGTGATTGGAGACTCACGTTTTGAGGCGCTGATTCTTGCGTATTTACGTGAGAACCCATCTCGTTCGTGGACGCTACGAAACCTGTCCAGCCGTCTGCCTGCATGGTTGGCGAAAAATCCCGGACACGCTGGCCGGCGTCACCGGCTCGCTATCGATGTGGCTCGTTTGGAGTGGGCCTATATTGAAGCTTTCGATAACCGTCTTATGCCTTCGCTCTCCTCCGAAGACCTGGCTTCATTAGGACCCGATAAGACGCTCGCGTTGCAGCCCCACCTTCAATTGCTTGAACTTAGTTATCCAGTCGATGAACTCGTCCTTGCAGTTCATCGCAACGCGCCGGCAAAGGACATCGTCAGCAACACTTCCGTCACACACAAGCACCGGGATAAACTTAGCCTACCCAGTATCCGGCGAAAGACGCTTTACCTTGCAGTTCATCGCTTTGATGACTCCGTCTACTATCGGCGCATCGATCGCGAGGCATTTCTGCTGTTGACAGCGCTACGGGATGGATCAGCGATAATGGATGCGCTACAGGCTGTTTTAGCAGGAAAGAAACAGAAACCTGAGTATACGGTCGCGAAGATCCAGGAGTGCTTCACGCATGCTTCCGAGCTCGGATGGTTCTGCCGCCCTTCGAACGACAACGATCTCTGA
- a CDS encoding TetR/AcrR family transcriptional regulator, with protein MPAALDPKEKAEIVGRLFVVFQDRGYEGASLADLSQATGLGKSSLYHHFPRGKEQMAEAVLEQGRTFIQTAVADVAKSNEPLKLRIRKIVAALDQLYASGKNPCVLGRLAVSEIGPAGKKLAHEIFASWTDAVAHLARESGMTDLKARQFGEDWIARVQGSLILHAATGDCKPFERVMSALADLAKTK; from the coding sequence ATGCCTGCAGCCTTGGACCCAAAGGAGAAAGCCGAAATCGTCGGGCGTCTCTTCGTCGTGTTTCAAGACCGAGGGTATGAAGGAGCATCCCTTGCGGATTTGTCACAGGCTACCGGGCTTGGAAAATCGAGTCTCTACCATCACTTCCCGCGAGGGAAGGAGCAAATGGCAGAAGCCGTTCTGGAACAAGGCAGGACATTCATCCAAACCGCGGTTGCTGACGTGGCGAAGTCCAACGAACCCCTCAAATTGCGGATACGGAAGATCGTCGCTGCGCTCGATCAGCTCTACGCGAGTGGCAAAAATCCATGTGTTCTCGGACGACTTGCGGTTTCAGAGATTGGGCCGGCTGGCAAGAAACTTGCACACGAGATCTTCGCCAGTTGGACCGATGCCGTTGCCCATCTTGCGCGTGAGAGCGGGATGACAGACTTGAAGGCGCGCCAATTTGGCGAAGACTGGATTGCCCGCGTGCAGGGATCGCTGATCCTGCATGCTGCAACAGGTGACTGCAAGCCCTTTGAGCGAGTGATGAGCGCACTGGCCGATCTCGCGAAAACAAAATAG
- a CDS encoding DUF4437 domain-containing protein — protein sequence MSYAENPTNTTKPIVHEGPSVSIPASEISFINTGVKTEKGELRAGPAYGDLQNGRHGTFVRMPAGFKSPVHTHTEDYFAVVVEGVGSNHPVGAEAEPLPKGSYWFQRGEEAHVTECLSETDCLFFIVQPGKFDYVIEQSADKK from the coding sequence ATGAGCTACGCAGAAAACCCCACAAACACAACCAAACCAATCGTCCATGAAGGTCCGTCCGTCAGCATCCCGGCCAGCGAAATCTCCTTCATCAACACCGGTGTGAAGACGGAGAAGGGTGAACTGCGCGCAGGTCCAGCCTATGGGGATCTGCAGAATGGCCGCCACGGAACCTTCGTACGTATGCCCGCCGGGTTTAAGAGCCCAGTCCATACCCACACCGAGGACTACTTCGCGGTCGTCGTTGAAGGCGTCGGCTCCAATCACCCTGTCGGTGCCGAAGCGGAACCATTGCCAAAAGGCTCCTATTGGTTTCAGCGCGGCGAGGAAGCGCACGTCACGGAGTGCCTGTCTGAGACGGACTGCCTCTTCTTCATCGTGCAGCCTGGCAAATTCGATTACGTGATTGAGCAGTCTGCCGACAAGAAGTAG
- a CDS encoding limonene-1,2-epoxide hydrolase family protein → MPTPIETVSDFCATFFEDSGRPAVRRWFTPDTRWVNEGLAVTKGVEESIALIDGLGASMGIATVRIDILAIAADGSRVLTERLDRFERADGSEIGRAMVMGIFEIEGDKIIEWRDYFDVNAVQKFAAD, encoded by the coding sequence ATGCCCACCCCAATCGAAACTGTTTCAGATTTCTGCGCGACGTTCTTTGAAGACAGCGGAAGGCCTGCTGTCCGTCGCTGGTTCACACCGGACACCCGTTGGGTCAATGAAGGCCTTGCAGTCACCAAGGGCGTCGAAGAGTCCATCGCCCTGATCGACGGACTTGGGGCGTCGATGGGCATCGCGACGGTTCGTATCGACATCCTCGCGATTGCCGCCGACGGATCTCGAGTTCTCACCGAGAGGCTTGACCGGTTCGAGCGTGCGGACGGCAGTGAAATCGGACGCGCGATGGTCATGGGCATCTTCGAGATCGAAGGCGACAAGATTATCGAGTGGAGGGACTACTTCGACGTCAACGCCGTACAGAAATTTGCCGCAGATTGA